A window of Microbacterium luteolum contains these coding sequences:
- a CDS encoding TIGR00645 family protein: MTSTSHPDHIEHGTAPLETRPQNSWARAIGSLIFVSRWLQAPLYLGLIVAQLVYVVVFMVELWHLIAEDVFGDITHIEEATIMLTVLGLIDVVMIANLLIMVIIGGYETFVSRINTDGHPDQPEWLSHVNANVLKVKLAMAIIGISSIHLLKTFIEVGGMSESGINEDGARYTPTGVLWQVVIHCVFILSALALAWIDKMSQSTAKAAHAAAQTAAH, translated from the coding sequence GTGACCTCGACTTCGCACCCAGACCACATCGAACACGGCACCGCTCCCCTGGAGACCCGCCCTCAGAACTCCTGGGCTCGGGCGATCGGGTCGCTCATCTTCGTCAGCCGCTGGCTGCAGGCCCCGCTCTACCTCGGGCTCATCGTCGCGCAGCTCGTCTACGTCGTCGTGTTCATGGTGGAGCTGTGGCACCTGATCGCCGAGGACGTATTCGGGGACATCACGCACATCGAAGAGGCCACCATCATGCTGACGGTGCTCGGCCTGATCGACGTGGTGATGATCGCGAACCTCCTGATCATGGTCATCATCGGCGGATACGAGACCTTCGTGTCGCGGATCAACACGGACGGCCACCCGGATCAGCCGGAGTGGCTCTCGCACGTCAACGCCAACGTCCTCAAGGTGAAGCTCGCGATGGCGATCATCGGCATCTCGTCGATCCACCTCCTCAAGACCTTCATCGAGGTCGGTGGCATGAGCGAATCGGGGATCAACGAGGACGGCGCGAGGTACACGCCGACCGGCGTCCTCTGGCAGGTCGTCATCCACTGCGTCTTCATCCTCTCCGCCCTCGCACTGGCCTGGATCGACAAGATGTCGCAGAGCACGGCGAAGGCCGCGCACGCCGCTGCGCAGACCGCCGCGCATTGA
- a CDS encoding RNA polymerase sigma factor codes for MPVQTSDQRWAAQAAAGDESAFRELYRAHVRPVYWIANGILASPADAEDVTQETFVVAWRKLPGLELQGESILPWLATICRFQAANRLRQRRRDQAHTAEALDEDLPATVSVEEQVITADLAARIAAEVGTLSELDREIFRLCASEGYAYQAAAEELGVSHAVVRNRLSRVRTQLRGAVKEARDA; via the coding sequence ATGCCCGTGCAGACGAGTGATCAGAGATGGGCCGCGCAGGCCGCAGCAGGTGACGAGAGTGCCTTCCGCGAGCTGTACCGTGCCCACGTACGACCGGTCTACTGGATCGCCAACGGCATCCTCGCGTCGCCCGCCGACGCCGAGGATGTGACGCAGGAGACCTTCGTGGTCGCCTGGCGAAAGCTCCCGGGGCTCGAGCTCCAGGGCGAGTCGATCCTGCCGTGGCTGGCGACGATCTGTCGCTTCCAGGCGGCGAACCGGCTCCGCCAGCGCCGCCGTGACCAGGCCCACACCGCCGAGGCCCTCGACGAGGACCTCCCGGCCACGGTCAGCGTCGAGGAGCAGGTCATCACCGCGGATCTCGCGGCGCGGATCGCCGCCGAGGTCGGCACGCTGAGCGAGCTCGATCGCGAGATCTTCCGCCTGTGCGCATCCGAGGGCTATGCCTATCAGGCGGCCGCCGAGGAGCTCGGCGTGAGCCACGCCGTCGTCCGGAACCGTCTCTCCCGAGTGCGCACCCAGTTGCGCGGCGCCGTGAAGGAAGCGAGAGACGCATGA
- a CDS encoding DUF4349 domain-containing protein, which produces MNDQTPRDELPELSDETIARIETSVFSAIAAERPPAAAPSAARARTRRRRWLTGAGIAAAFVVGVLVTPPILGAVGGGSMMTADGAGGSVAESGVSSPDRSLEVAPGAVDEAATDPSALAGKDLAVSDREIIATARATVRVKSITDAATAITALAEERGGYVESTEIGKAVAVDGTTEPAPADSGYGWISIRVPSAELSDVIAELEESGEVLSSSTSKQDVTSVAIDLRARVDATKASVTRLTELMAQSGSVSELIEAEVALTDRQAQLESYEQQLASIEDQVAMSTLQVELTRTAAPTTADPAGFGDGLLAGWNGLVVSLNALVIAVGFLLPWLAVAGFVVLIVWLVRRARRNRRAAAKTATSDAD; this is translated from the coding sequence ATGAACGACCAGACCCCCAGAGATGAGCTCCCCGAGCTCTCCGACGAGACCATCGCCCGCATCGAGACCTCCGTGTTCTCCGCGATCGCGGCGGAGCGCCCCCCGGCGGCAGCGCCGTCCGCAGCCCGTGCGCGGACCAGACGGCGTCGCTGGCTGACCGGCGCCGGGATCGCGGCCGCCTTCGTCGTGGGTGTCCTGGTGACGCCCCCGATCCTCGGCGCCGTCGGCGGCGGATCGATGATGACGGCGGACGGCGCCGGCGGGAGCGTCGCCGAATCCGGCGTGTCCTCCCCCGACCGGAGCCTCGAGGTCGCTCCCGGCGCTGTGGATGAGGCGGCGACCGACCCCTCCGCACTGGCCGGCAAGGATCTCGCGGTGAGCGACCGGGAGATCATCGCCACCGCCCGCGCCACGGTGCGGGTCAAGAGCATCACCGATGCCGCGACGGCCATCACCGCCCTGGCCGAGGAGCGCGGCGGCTACGTCGAGAGCACCGAGATCGGCAAGGCTGTGGCCGTCGACGGCACGACGGAACCGGCCCCCGCCGACTCCGGCTACGGATGGATCAGCATCCGCGTCCCCTCGGCCGAGCTGTCCGACGTGATCGCCGAGCTGGAGGAGTCCGGAGAGGTTCTTTCCTCTTCGACCTCGAAGCAGGATGTGACCTCGGTCGCGATCGACCTCCGGGCGCGCGTCGACGCCACGAAGGCATCGGTCACGCGGCTCACCGAGCTGATGGCGCAGTCCGGCAGCGTGTCGGAACTGATCGAGGCGGAGGTCGCGCTGACCGACCGTCAGGCGCAGCTCGAGTCGTACGAGCAGCAGCTCGCGTCGATCGAGGATCAGGTCGCGATGTCGACGCTCCAGGTGGAGCTGACGCGCACCGCCGCGCCCACGACGGCGGACCCCGCCGGGTTCGGCGACGGACTGCTGGCCGGTTGGAACGGCCTGGTCGTGTCGCTGAACGCGCTGGTGATCGCCGTCGGCTTCCTCCTCCCCTGGCTCGCCGTGGCCGGATTCGTCGTGCTGATCGTGTGGTTGGTCCGCCGGGCCCGCCGCAACCGCCGTGCGGCGGCGAAGACAGCGACGTCCGACGCGGACTGA
- a CDS encoding winged helix-turn-helix domain-containing protein: MEDISVITAVHHPLRRRLFDYLLLYGTSQVTVLARALDSQVGSISHHLRMLERAGVVERVEDPNGDKRTSWWRVARRGLSWSTDDFADSPADALLAREAQRQGIRLQFERLQRWHRHRSDAAYADYDGYSTDTTAWASPGELEDLSIRLLATIRQWQDSIDLEDGQDRTPVFLFAHAFPTEP, from the coding sequence ATGGAAGACATCTCCGTGATCACCGCCGTGCACCACCCGCTGCGGCGGCGCCTGTTCGACTACCTGCTGCTGTACGGCACCTCGCAGGTCACGGTGCTCGCCCGGGCTCTCGACAGCCAGGTGGGCAGCATCAGCCACCATCTGCGGATGCTGGAGCGCGCCGGTGTCGTGGAGCGCGTGGAGGACCCGAACGGGGACAAGCGCACCAGCTGGTGGAGAGTCGCGCGGCGAGGGCTGAGCTGGTCGACCGACGACTTCGCCGACTCCCCTGCCGACGCGCTCCTCGCCCGCGAGGCGCAGCGCCAGGGCATCCGCCTGCAGTTCGAGCGGTTGCAGCGCTGGCACCGCCACCGCAGCGACGCGGCGTACGCGGACTACGACGGCTACAGCACCGACACCACCGCCTGGGCATCGCCGGGCGAGCTGGAGGACCTCTCGATCCGGCTCCTCGCCACCATTCGTCAGTGGCAGGACTCGATCGATCTCGAGGACGGCCAGGACCGGACGCCGGTCTTCCTCTTCGCCCACGCGTTCCCGACGGAGCCCTGA
- a CDS encoding MFS transporter translates to MTAVVEPVQLREAPPFRRDRLTHAWIGVKALSDAGDALWTIALAWTAVQIASPAVAGLIVAAGTVPRAVVLLFGGVIADRADARLVMLLFNTIRVGVLVAVTLWVLATPPTVAVLLFAAIAFGVCDAFYEPSAGTIARRLVRASDLPAYGAAAQTASRLGTMGGAAVGGVIVAHAGLAGSSAANAVTFTLVVAFLAIWLRPRFLLARAEKESALRGIARGFRHLAATPTTRTLVLALSGLNLAVGPAVGIGLALRAHDQGWGAQAVGLFEALLGLGAAIGAVSVAKWRPRREAVAGFWALVVQGAGIVALGFGSIWTVAVSAFVVGATAGYASVLLSATFSATVDTAYLGRMGSITRLGDDCLMPLAMAGFGALASATSVWVPFVLFGVTMMGLMILPLRTGTFREMSLRSG, encoded by the coding sequence ATGACCGCAGTCGTCGAACCGGTCCAGCTGCGCGAGGCTCCGCCGTTCCGCCGCGATCGCCTCACGCATGCGTGGATCGGGGTGAAGGCCCTCTCCGATGCAGGAGATGCGCTCTGGACGATCGCCCTGGCCTGGACCGCCGTGCAGATCGCCTCGCCAGCCGTCGCCGGCCTGATCGTCGCAGCCGGCACGGTGCCGCGAGCGGTGGTGCTGCTGTTCGGAGGTGTGATCGCCGACCGGGCCGATGCGCGCCTGGTCATGCTGCTGTTCAACACGATCCGCGTCGGCGTGCTCGTCGCCGTGACGCTCTGGGTTCTCGCGACCCCGCCGACGGTCGCCGTGCTGCTGTTCGCGGCAATCGCGTTCGGCGTGTGCGACGCCTTCTACGAGCCGTCGGCGGGCACCATCGCGCGCCGACTCGTCCGAGCATCCGACCTCCCCGCCTACGGGGCCGCGGCGCAGACGGCATCGCGACTGGGCACCATGGGCGGCGCGGCCGTCGGAGGCGTGATCGTCGCGCACGCCGGGCTCGCCGGGAGTTCAGCGGCGAACGCCGTCACCTTCACCCTGGTCGTCGCGTTCCTCGCGATCTGGCTGCGCCCCCGCTTCCTGCTCGCCCGCGCCGAGAAGGAATCCGCGCTGCGCGGCATCGCCCGCGGCTTCCGGCATCTCGCCGCCACCCCCACGACGCGCACGCTGGTGCTCGCCCTCTCCGGACTCAACCTGGCTGTCGGGCCGGCGGTGGGCATCGGGCTCGCACTGCGGGCGCACGACCAGGGGTGGGGCGCGCAGGCCGTCGGACTGTTCGAGGCGCTTCTGGGGCTCGGCGCGGCGATCGGCGCCGTCTCCGTGGCGAAGTGGCGTCCGCGCCGCGAGGCGGTGGCGGGGTTCTGGGCGCTCGTCGTGCAGGGCGCGGGAATCGTCGCCCTCGGATTCGGATCGATCTGGACCGTGGCGGTATCCGCCTTCGTCGTCGGGGCGACCGCCGGATACGCCTCGGTGCTGCTGAGTGCGACCTTCTCGGCGACCGTCGACACGGCTTATCTCGGACGCATGGGTTCGATCACGCGGCTGGGAGACGACTGCCTCATGCCCCTCGCCATGGCGGGGTTCGGTGCGCTGGCTTCGGCGACCTCCGTCTGGGTGCCCTTCGTGCTCTTCGGGGTCACGATGATGGGGCTGATGATCCTGCCCCTCCGCACCGGCACCTTCCGCGAGATGTCCCTGCGCTCCGGCTAG